A genomic segment from Pediococcus acidilactici encodes:
- the rpoD gene encoding RNA polymerase sigma factor RpoD — MASKKSEIKRKKSESIISSPEFKKAVNQIIKAQKSEHKVKYTKLTRDLIDKFKLTDEDVDDLIQRIEDAGISVVDENGDPSEKALKAQEISKEELDDTKAPAGVKINDPVRMYLKEIGRVSLLTADEEVALALRIEKGDERAKQELAEANLRLVVSIAKRYVGRGMQFLDLIQEGNMGLMKAVEKFDYQKGFKFSTYATWWIRQAITRAIADQARTIRIPVHMVETINKLIRIQRQLLQDLGREPMPEEIGAEMDMPSDKVREILKIAQEPVSLETPIGEEDDSHLGDFIEDQEATSPADHAAYELLKEQLEGVLDTLTDREENVLRLRFGLDDGRTRTLEEVGKVFGVTRERIRQIEAKALRKLRHPSRSKQLKDFLD, encoded by the coding sequence ATGGCAAGTAAAAAGAGTGAAATCAAACGCAAGAAGAGTGAAAGTATCATTTCTTCACCAGAATTCAAAAAGGCAGTTAACCAAATTATTAAGGCACAAAAGAGTGAGCATAAGGTTAAGTACACCAAGCTTACCCGAGATTTGATTGATAAATTTAAGTTAACGGATGAAGACGTGGACGACTTGATCCAACGCATTGAAGACGCGGGAATCAGCGTAGTTGATGAAAACGGTGATCCAAGCGAAAAAGCTTTGAAAGCACAAGAAATTTCAAAAGAAGAACTAGACGATACTAAGGCTCCTGCCGGTGTTAAGATTAATGATCCGGTACGGATGTATCTGAAAGAAATTGGTCGAGTTTCACTATTAACTGCCGATGAAGAAGTTGCCCTTGCCCTCCGAATTGAAAAGGGCGACGAACGTGCAAAGCAAGAACTTGCCGAAGCAAACTTACGGTTAGTAGTTTCCATTGCTAAACGGTACGTTGGCCGGGGAATGCAATTCCTAGACCTCATCCAAGAAGGAAATATGGGCTTAATGAAGGCCGTTGAGAAGTTCGATTACCAAAAGGGATTCAAATTCTCCACTTACGCAACATGGTGGATTCGTCAAGCAATCACCCGGGCCATTGCTGACCAAGCACGGACCATTCGAATTCCAGTTCACATGGTGGAAACCATTAATAAATTAATTCGGATCCAACGGCAACTACTCCAAGACTTAGGTCGGGAACCGATGCCTGAAGAAATCGGTGCAGAAATGGACATGCCTTCGGATAAGGTACGTGAAATCCTTAAGATTGCACAAGAACCAGTTTCATTGGAAACTCCAATCGGTGAAGAGGATGATTCACACCTAGGAGACTTCATTGAAGACCAAGAAGCAACTAGTCCTGCTGACCATGCGGCTTACGAGTTGCTTAAAGAACAGCTGGAAGGCGTCTTGGATACCCTAACGGACCGGGAAGAAAATGTTTTACGACTCCGCTTTGGGTTAGATGATGGTCGGACCCGCACTCTTGAAGAAGTAGGAAAGGTCTTTGGCGTAACTCGTGAACGGATTCGGCAAATTGAAGCAAAAGCCTTACGGAAACTTCGTCATCCATCACGTTCAAAACAATTAAAAGATTTCTTAGATTAA
- the dnaG gene encoding DNA primase yields the protein MAGMIPEEVIDNVRSAVNIVDVVSRYVQLRKAGKNLFGICPFHDEKTPSFSVSEDKQIFHCFSCGRGGNVFKFLMDLEKISFPEAVRRVAEFGNVPLDDKYVKKASKSAYSAAQSEMITLYEKAAELYHHVLVNTQLGEKALAYLKKRGITEAEMEDFELGFAPADQDLLLSFLKEQRVEQKQMQDSGLFIETADGSLKDRFFNRIMFPIKDNNGKIVAFSGRSLVKDDQHPKYLNSPETSIFNKGKVLYNFSQARSEIVQQKTVILYEGFMDVIAAHRAKVTNGIATMGTSLTEDHVKALQRVASRVVICFDGDEPGQRAIAKAIALIKQTSDLQISVIFIPDNRDPDEYVRDKGIESFQRLMKQTGESSTAFLLQYDRIGLNLANENDQLEYLKKALRRIAELNDALEQDLYLNQLAEEFNIDKRDLKNQLRESVADRIAHTPRQFDPGPAPAPPPTFENQVEKTENTPKKLSCVDISQYRLLARALNHHDVWLKLQSLPDFYFPNEQLETIYMLAGGYLAKNQAYDAADFMDYLKEPELQSVVANIESINLSPDYTEEEIEDYISLIKDVAPLSEQISKVKADLNEATRLGNQELQQQLTLKLISLYQKQQQLQN from the coding sequence ATGGCTGGTATGATTCCAGAAGAAGTCATCGACAACGTCCGGTCCGCCGTGAACATTGTTGATGTGGTTAGTCGATACGTTCAGTTAAGAAAAGCTGGAAAAAATCTGTTTGGCATTTGCCCATTTCACGATGAAAAAACACCTTCTTTTTCAGTGTCCGAAGATAAGCAAATTTTTCACTGTTTCAGCTGTGGACGCGGAGGAAACGTATTTAAATTTTTGATGGATTTGGAAAAAATCAGTTTTCCAGAAGCTGTTCGGCGCGTAGCTGAGTTTGGTAACGTTCCGCTAGATGATAAATACGTTAAAAAGGCATCCAAATCAGCATATTCAGCTGCCCAAAGTGAAATGATCACTTTATATGAAAAGGCTGCTGAACTTTACCACCACGTGTTGGTAAATACGCAACTAGGTGAAAAAGCGCTGGCTTATTTAAAAAAACGCGGAATTACTGAAGCAGAGATGGAGGATTTTGAGCTCGGGTTCGCGCCCGCGGATCAAGACCTATTACTAAGCTTCCTTAAAGAGCAACGGGTCGAGCAAAAACAAATGCAAGATTCGGGTTTATTTATCGAGACGGCAGACGGTTCGTTAAAGGACCGGTTTTTTAATCGCATCATGTTTCCGATTAAGGATAATAATGGTAAGATTGTTGCTTTTTCAGGAAGGAGTTTGGTTAAGGATGACCAACATCCGAAATATTTAAATAGTCCCGAAACCAGTATTTTTAACAAAGGAAAGGTACTCTATAATTTTTCGCAAGCACGTTCTGAGATTGTACAACAAAAAACCGTCATTTTATATGAAGGGTTTATGGACGTAATTGCCGCTCACCGGGCTAAAGTAACTAATGGAATCGCAACAATGGGAACGAGTTTGACGGAGGATCACGTTAAAGCTCTCCAACGGGTGGCTTCCCGAGTGGTAATTTGCTTTGACGGTGATGAACCCGGGCAACGGGCCATTGCTAAGGCGATTGCGTTAATTAAGCAAACCAGTGATTTACAAATTAGCGTAATTTTTATCCCGGATAATCGAGATCCTGACGAATACGTGCGGGATAAAGGGATTGAATCTTTCCAAAGGTTAATGAAGCAAACTGGGGAATCTAGTACGGCATTTTTATTGCAATATGACCGAATCGGGTTAAACTTAGCTAACGAAAACGATCAGTTGGAATACCTTAAAAAAGCACTTCGGCGAATTGCGGAGTTAAATGACGCTTTGGAACAGGATTTATACCTTAACCAGTTGGCCGAAGAGTTTAACATCGATAAACGAGATCTAAAAAATCAGCTGCGCGAAAGCGTGGCTGATCGAATTGCACACACGCCTCGGCAGTTTGATCCGGGACCGGCTCCTGCGCCGCCACCCACTTTTGAAAATCAAGTTGAGAAAACTGAAAATACTCCTAAAAAATTATCGTGTGTTGATATTTCACAGTACCGGTTATTAGCCCGGGCGCTTAACCACCATGACGTATGGTTAAAGTTGCAAAGTTTACCGGACTTTTATTTTCCAAATGAACAGTTGGAAACCATTTATATGTTGGCCGGGGGGTATTTAGCTAAAAATCAAGCATACGACGCGGCAGATTTTATGGATTATTTGAAGGAGCCGGAGTTACAGTCGGTAGTTGCTAATATCGAGTCGATTAATTTAAGCCCCGATTATACGGAAGAAGAAATTGAAGACTACATTAGTTTGATTAAGGACGTGGCCCCGCTCAGTGAACAAATTTCAAAAGTTAAGGCAGATTTAAATGAAGCTACCAGATTAGGTAACCAGGAGTTACAGCAGCAATTAACGCTAAAACTTATTTCTCTTTATCAAAAACAACAACAGCTCCAAAATTAG
- the glyS gene encoding glycine--tRNA ligase subunit beta, giving the protein MAHSYLLEIGLEEIPAHVVTPSIQQLAQKVAKFLKENRLSYDSIEQFSTPRRLAIRINGLGDRQPDIEEDAKGPARKIAQDADGNWTKAAIGFTRGQGLTVDDITFKTIKGTEYVYVHKLIQGKTTKEILPGIKDVVESLNFPTMMKWANYDFKFVRPIRWLVSILDEEVLPFQILDVPAGRESQGHRFLGKAVELANSSEYEEKLQDEFVIVDAQKRKALIREQIQAIAQKENWEVTPNPDLLEEVNNLVEWPTAFSGKFDPKYLAIPEEVLITSMRDHQRFFFVRDHDGKLLPNFISVRNGNKEYLENVVRGNEKVLTARLEDAAFFYDEDQKNSIDYYVDRLKKVSFHDKIGTMAEKMARVGSITQVIAKMLNLDTVVAEDLQRAAAIYKFDLVTGMVGEFPELQGVMGEKYALLKGEKPAVAQAIREHYMPNSAEGELPESTVGAVLALADKFDNIFSFFSAGMIPSGSNDPYALRRHAYGIVRILAQRNWSLDLNAFEGAVKQALTDDQTSFGVDVDQNFAEVVEFFNDRIKQYLDHQSVSYDIEDAVLAGSQHNVTTIIAAAEVLTSAKSADSFKDEIEALTRVQRIATKNAADGDLTVDPQLFNNETEGKLFDLITKIEAMNDADMATFFKGLTSLTPAITEYFDATMVMDKDAKIKANRLNMMSRLANLVLRVGDLTKVMVK; this is encoded by the coding sequence ATGGCTCACAGTTATTTATTAGAAATTGGTTTGGAAGAAATCCCTGCGCACGTGGTGACGCCAAGCATTCAACAGCTAGCGCAAAAAGTTGCTAAATTTTTGAAGGAAAACCGGCTTAGTTACGATTCAATTGAGCAATTCTCTACGCCTCGTCGTCTAGCAATTCGGATTAACGGACTTGGAGATCGGCAACCAGATATTGAAGAAGACGCTAAGGGACCGGCTCGAAAGATTGCCCAAGATGCAGACGGCAACTGGACTAAAGCAGCAATTGGTTTTACTAGAGGACAAGGTCTGACGGTGGATGATATCACCTTCAAAACTATTAAGGGTACGGAATACGTTTACGTCCACAAGTTAATCCAAGGGAAGACTACCAAAGAAATTTTGCCTGGTATTAAGGACGTGGTGGAATCTTTGAATTTTCCAACCATGATGAAGTGGGCAAATTACGACTTTAAGTTTGTAAGACCAATTCGTTGGCTGGTTTCCATTTTGGATGAAGAAGTGCTGCCTTTCCAAATTTTGGACGTTCCCGCGGGAAGAGAAAGTCAAGGTCATCGTTTCTTAGGTAAAGCCGTTGAATTGGCTAACTCAAGCGAATACGAAGAAAAATTACAAGACGAATTTGTGATTGTTGACGCGCAAAAGCGGAAGGCATTGATTCGGGAACAAATTCAAGCAATTGCTCAAAAAGAAAACTGGGAAGTAACGCCTAATCCGGACTTGCTAGAGGAAGTAAATAATCTAGTGGAATGGCCAACGGCATTTAGCGGGAAATTTGATCCTAAGTACTTGGCAATTCCTGAAGAAGTATTGATTACTTCCATGCGGGACCACCAACGGTTCTTCTTCGTACGGGATCACGATGGCAAGCTATTGCCAAACTTTATCTCCGTTCGGAACGGTAACAAAGAATATTTAGAAAACGTTGTTCGCGGAAACGAAAAGGTTTTAACTGCCCGACTTGAAGATGCCGCCTTCTTCTATGACGAAGACCAAAAGAATTCGATTGATTACTACGTTGATCGGCTTAAAAAAGTTAGTTTCCACGATAAGATCGGAACCATGGCGGAAAAAATGGCGCGGGTCGGTTCGATTACTCAGGTAATTGCTAAAATGCTTAACTTGGATACGGTCGTAGCGGAAGACCTGCAACGGGCTGCTGCAATTTACAAGTTTGACTTGGTTACCGGGATGGTAGGAGAGTTCCCTGAATTACAAGGAGTAATGGGTGAAAAATACGCCTTACTAAAGGGTGAAAAACCAGCCGTAGCCCAAGCTATTCGGGAACACTACATGCCAAATAGTGCGGAAGGCGAGCTTCCTGAAAGCACCGTTGGGGCAGTGTTGGCCCTAGCAGACAAGTTTGACAATATTTTCAGCTTCTTTAGTGCAGGGATGATTCCAAGCGGTTCAAACGACCCGTACGCTTTACGTCGTCACGCATACGGAATTGTTCGAATTCTCGCCCAACGGAACTGGTCATTAGATTTAAATGCATTTGAAGGGGCCGTTAAGCAAGCATTGACGGACGATCAAACTAGCTTTGGGGTAGACGTAGATCAAAACTTTGCCGAAGTAGTGGAATTCTTCAACGATCGCATTAAGCAATATCTTGACCATCAATCGGTGAGCTATGATATCGAAGACGCCGTGCTTGCGGGAAGTCAACATAACGTAACGACAATCATTGCGGCTGCTGAAGTACTAACAAGTGCGAAGTCTGCAGATTCCTTCAAAGATGAGATTGAAGCATTAACTCGTGTACAGCGAATTGCTACCAAAAATGCTGCAGATGGTGACTTAACGGTTGATCCACAATTGTTCAATAACGAAACTGAAGGTAAGCTCTTTGACTTAATCACTAAGATTGAAGCAATGAATGATGCAGATATGGCCACCTTCTTTAAGGGATTGACTAGTTTAACGCCAGCAATTACCGAATATTTTGACGCTACCATGGTAATGGACAAGGATGCAAAAATTAAAGCTAACCGCTTAAACATGATGAGCCGTTTGGCAAACCTAGTTTTACGTGTTGGAGACTTAACTAAGGTAATGGTTAAATAA
- the glyQ gene encoding glycine--tRNA ligase subunit alpha produces MNKKLSVQEIILTLQKYWADQGCMLMEAYDTEKGAGTMSPYTFLRAIGPEPWNAAYVEPSRRPADGRYGENPNRLYQHHQFQVVMKPSPENIQELYLGSLKALGIDPLEHDIRFVEDNWENPSMGCAGVGWEVWLDGMEVTQFTYFQQVGGLEVHPVTSEVTYGLERLSSYIQDVESVFDLEWGNGVSYGDIFKEPEYEHSKYSFEESNQAMLETMFNDFEAEANRLIEKGLVHPAYDYILKCSHTFNLLDARGTVSVTERAGFLSRIRNMARKVARAFVEEREKLGFPLLKNDDKEAK; encoded by the coding sequence ATGAATAAGAAGCTTTCGGTCCAAGAAATTATTTTAACTTTACAAAAATATTGGGCAGATCAAGGCTGCATGTTGATGGAAGCCTACGATACTGAAAAGGGTGCGGGAACGATGAGTCCCTATACTTTTTTGCGGGCGATTGGTCCTGAACCATGGAACGCAGCTTATGTAGAACCATCTCGGCGTCCAGCAGATGGCCGTTACGGGGAAAACCCTAACCGGCTTTACCAACATCATCAATTCCAAGTAGTGATGAAGCCGTCCCCAGAAAATATTCAAGAGCTTTATCTGGGCAGTTTAAAGGCTTTGGGAATTGACCCGTTAGAACACGACATTCGGTTTGTAGAAGATAACTGGGAAAATCCTTCCATGGGCTGTGCTGGTGTTGGTTGGGAAGTTTGGCTTGATGGGATGGAAGTTACCCAATTTACGTACTTCCAACAAGTTGGGGGCCTCGAAGTACACCCAGTTACTAGTGAAGTAACTTACGGACTAGAACGGCTATCCTCCTATATCCAAGACGTTGAGTCAGTTTTTGATTTAGAGTGGGGAAATGGCGTTTCATACGGCGATATTTTTAAAGAACCGGAATACGAGCACTCCAAGTACTCGTTTGAAGAGTCCAACCAAGCAATGCTCGAAACGATGTTTAACGATTTTGAAGCTGAAGCTAACCGTTTAATTGAAAAAGGACTCGTACACCCGGCTTACGACTACATTTTGAAATGTAGCCACACCTTTAACTTACTCGATGCCCGGGGCACGGTTTCAGTTACTGAGCGAGCAGGATTCCTATCTCGGATTCGGAACATGGCTCGTAAAGTAGCTCGAGCATTCGTCGAAGAACGGGAAAAACTTGGTTTCCCATTATTGAAAAATGACGACAAGGAGGCAAAATAA
- the recO gene encoding DNA repair protein RecO: protein MSQLVNADFTGMVMFAKNHRENDLLVKFLTREYGKRMFFIKNAKKKDFKLRSAILPFTHGRYSGLIRSNGLSYINAALDVKQFENIFQDIELNAYATFLLNLVDAAFDDNFKIEAWFDRLARALTLIDVGNDAEVVTDLIQIQLLNSFGIAIVWDHCVVCGRRDLALDYSESRGGMLCQNHWHLDEHRWHLSPKAAKTMAILSLVSIFKLGQISVSPETKREIWQLTERIYQDQVGINLKSRHFIDQMQNWAH, encoded by the coding sequence ATGAGCCAATTGGTGAACGCGGACTTTACTGGCATGGTGATGTTTGCCAAAAATCACCGAGAAAACGATTTGTTGGTTAAATTTCTTACCAGAGAATATGGTAAACGGATGTTTTTCATCAAGAATGCCAAAAAGAAGGATTTTAAGTTGCGTTCGGCAATTTTGCCGTTTACCCATGGTCGTTATTCGGGGTTAATCCGAAGCAACGGGCTGTCGTATATTAACGCCGCCTTAGACGTGAAACAGTTTGAAAATATTTTTCAAGACATTGAATTAAATGCCTACGCCACTTTTTTATTAAATTTGGTAGATGCTGCATTTGACGATAATTTTAAGATTGAAGCTTGGTTTGACCGGTTAGCGCGGGCGCTAACTTTAATCGACGTTGGCAACGATGCGGAAGTGGTTACCGATTTAATTCAAATCCAATTACTGAATTCCTTTGGGATTGCAATCGTTTGGGATCACTGCGTAGTTTGTGGACGTCGCGATTTGGCATTAGATTATTCAGAGTCGCGTGGCGGGATGCTTTGTCAGAATCACTGGCATTTGGACGAACATCGGTGGCATCTCAGCCCTAAAGCTGCAAAGACCATGGCTATTTTAAGTTTAGTTAGTATTTTTAAATTAGGACAGATTTCGGTTTCACCGGAAACTAAGCGAGAAATTTGGCAGTTAACTGAACGGATTTACCAAGATCAGGTGGGGATTAACCTTAAAAGTCGCCATTTTATTGATCAAATGCAAAATTGGGCGCATTAA
- the era gene encoding GTPase Era encodes MEENKQAFHSGFVAIVGRPNVGKSTFLNYVVGQKVAIMSDVPQTTRNKIQGIYTTDREQIVFIDTPGIHKAHNKLGDFMVQSAISSLNEVDAVMFMVNADQKRGAGDNYIIERLKKIKDRPIYLVINKIDLVHPDELLPIVDSYRDALDWTEVFPISALQGNNVNELLATLSKQMPEGPQYYPSDQVTDHPERFVVSELIREKVLQLTRQEVPHSVAVVIESMKTGKDDLVDISATIIVDRPTQKGIIIGKGGRMLKEIGSRARVDIEHLLGSRVYLELWVKVSEGWRDKQGILQSFGYKKDEY; translated from the coding sequence ATGGAAGAAAATAAACAAGCTTTTCATTCGGGTTTTGTAGCCATCGTTGGACGACCTAACGTTGGTAAATCGACCTTTTTGAACTACGTTGTTGGTCAAAAGGTTGCAATTATGAGCGACGTGCCACAAACCACCCGGAACAAGATACAAGGTATCTACACTACGGACCGTGAACAGATTGTCTTTATTGATACGCCAGGTATTCATAAAGCTCACAATAAATTAGGGGACTTTATGGTACAATCGGCAATTTCTTCGTTAAACGAAGTTGATGCGGTTATGTTTATGGTTAACGCGGACCAAAAACGGGGTGCCGGGGATAACTACATTATCGAGCGCTTGAAGAAAATTAAGGACCGCCCAATTTACTTGGTGATTAATAAAATTGACCTCGTTCATCCTGACGAACTGTTGCCAATTGTTGATTCATACCGGGACGCTTTAGATTGGACCGAAGTTTTCCCAATCTCTGCTTTACAAGGTAATAACGTTAACGAACTGCTGGCAACGTTAAGTAAACAAATGCCCGAAGGCCCGCAATATTACCCAAGCGACCAAGTTACCGACCATCCCGAACGGTTCGTAGTTTCCGAATTGATCCGGGAAAAGGTGTTGCAGCTAACGCGGCAGGAAGTTCCACATTCTGTAGCGGTAGTCATTGAGTCGATGAAAACTGGAAAAGACGATCTCGTTGACATCAGTGCCACGATTATCGTTGACCGACCAACCCAAAAGGGGATTATTATTGGTAAGGGCGGTCGGATGCTAAAAGAAATTGGCAGCCGGGCGCGAGTGGACATTGAACATTTACTAGGTAGCCGGGTTTATCTTGAACTATGGGTCAAAGTTTCTGAAGGATGGCGCGATAAACAAGGAATTTTGCAATCCTTCGGTTATAAAAAGGACGAATATTAA
- a CDS encoding diacylglycerol kinase family protein, producing MVLKDKRQTEKNRSLIQSVAHAMYGVKDIFLRERNFRYHCVIAILVVGCGLAVHLSLMEWIAIVVCIGAMFVAEAFNSAIERLADFTCNGKYQFLVKQAKDAASAAVLLTAVFTILIGLLVFAHHFF from the coding sequence ATGGTCTTGAAAGATAAACGCCAAACCGAGAAGAATCGCTCGTTAATTCAGTCGGTTGCCCACGCAATGTACGGGGTTAAAGATATTTTTTTGCGTGAACGCAACTTTCGCTACCACTGTGTAATTGCAATATTAGTGGTGGGATGTGGTTTAGCAGTGCATCTATCACTGATGGAATGGATTGCGATCGTGGTTTGTATCGGGGCAATGTTTGTGGCGGAAGCCTTTAATTCAGCAATTGAGCGACTTGCAGATTTTACCTGTAATGGTAAGTACCAGTTCTTAGTCAAACAGGCTAAGGATGCTGCGTCAGCAGCCGTTTTATTAACTGCTGTTTTTACCATTTTGATTGGATTACTAGTCTTTGCTCACCACTTTTTTTAA
- the ybeY gene encoding rRNA maturation RNase YbeY, with the protein MDIQIFDHTEEVPQQHLDLIANILDFAGNYLKLDVATEISVTLMHNDEIQKINREYRNVDRPTDVISFAINDEDEDIIMDPEMAEEIPDNIGDLMISVDKVAEQAEFLGHSYERELGFLCVHGFLHLNGYDHMKKEDQEKMFPLQKEIMSAYGLER; encoded by the coding sequence ATGGATATTCAAATATTTGATCATACTGAAGAAGTACCCCAACAACATTTGGATTTAATTGCGAACATTTTAGACTTTGCTGGAAATTATTTGAAACTAGACGTGGCCACTGAAATTTCAGTCACTTTAATGCATAATGATGAAATTCAAAAAATTAATCGTGAATATCGTAATGTGGACCGCCCCACGGACGTAATTAGTTTTGCGATTAACGACGAAGATGAAGATATCATTATGGACCCTGAGATGGCGGAAGAAATTCCGGATAATATTGGCGATTTAATGATTTCGGTTGATAAAGTTGCTGAACAGGCTGAATTTCTAGGTCACTCTTACGAACGGGAACTGGGCTTTTTATGCGTACATGGGTTTTTGCACCTTAACGGTTATGACCACATGAAGAAAGAAGACCAAGAAAAGATGTTCCCACTCCAAAAAGAGATTATGAGTGCTTATGGTCTTGAAAGATAA
- a CDS encoding PhoH family protein, whose product MSEELFEKNLILSDPNIEMSLLGNQERFVPIIEEGMNVKVLPFGERITVKGAQANVEQTIAILKTLVQVLKTGVQLSSTDFVSAMKMAEKGTLSYLPELYSTVLIKDAKGKPVRIKNFGQRQYVESVKNNDVTFGIGPAGTGKTYLAVVMAVAALKRGDVERIILTRPAVEAGESLGFLPGDLKEKVDPYLRPVYDALYQIIGAEHTTRLLDRGVIEIAPLAYMRGRTLDNAFVILDEAQNTTNQQMKMFLTRLGFGSKMIVNGDVTQIDLPRGTRSGLKEAQVVLSNVNKVAFVNFTANDVIRHPVVAKIVKAYDEKEAKG is encoded by the coding sequence GTGTCTGAAGAGTTGTTCGAAAAGAATCTCATATTATCAGATCCAAATATAGAAATGTCGCTGCTTGGCAATCAGGAGCGCTTTGTACCGATTATTGAAGAAGGAATGAATGTGAAGGTGCTTCCCTTTGGCGAACGTATTACCGTAAAGGGAGCGCAAGCCAATGTTGAACAAACCATTGCAATTTTGAAAACGCTGGTTCAAGTGTTAAAAACCGGGGTGCAACTTAGCAGCACCGATTTCGTTAGCGCTATGAAGATGGCTGAAAAAGGTACGTTAAGTTACCTTCCGGAACTTTATTCCACCGTTTTGATTAAAGATGCAAAGGGTAAGCCAGTTCGAATCAAAAATTTTGGACAACGACAATATGTGGAATCGGTCAAAAATAACGACGTCACCTTTGGGATTGGTCCAGCCGGGACTGGTAAAACTTATTTAGCGGTGGTTATGGCCGTTGCAGCCTTAAAACGGGGCGACGTTGAACGAATTATTTTAACCCGGCCAGCTGTGGAAGCCGGCGAAAGCCTGGGCTTTTTGCCAGGTGATTTGAAGGAAAAGGTCGATCCGTACCTCAGACCGGTTTATGACGCGTTATACCAAATTATTGGAGCAGAGCACACCACCCGGCTATTAGATCGGGGAGTGATTGAAATTGCTCCACTAGCTTACATGCGTGGACGGACCTTGGATAACGCATTTGTAATCCTTGATGAAGCGCAAAATACCACTAATCAACAAATGAAAATGTTCTTAACCCGTTTGGGATTCGGCTCTAAGATGATTGTTAACGGGGATGTGACCCAAATCGACCTACCACGGGGAACCCGGAGCGGGTTGAAGGAAGCGCAAGTTGTATTAAGCAACGTTAATAAGGTGGCTTTCGTTAACTTTACCGCCAACGATGTTATTCGCCACCCCGTTGTTGCGAAGATTGTTAAAGCTTACGACGAAAAAGAAGCGAAAGGATAA
- a CDS encoding GatB/YqeY domain-containing protein: protein MDFTKQINDDLKAAMKAHDKLSLSVIRMIKSELLNEQGRVGHELTEDDFATVINRAYKQRKDSIAEFKKGNRDDLVKETEAELKVVEKYMPKQLSDDELQEIINQVIEETGATSKADFGKVMSTLMPKVKGKADGAKVNEIVKNTLG from the coding sequence ATGGATTTTACAAAACAAATTAACGACGATTTAAAAGCAGCCATGAAGGCCCACGATAAATTAAGCTTAAGTGTAATTCGGATGATCAAGTCAGAACTTCTAAATGAACAGGGCCGGGTTGGTCACGAATTAACTGAAGACGATTTTGCAACGGTAATTAACCGCGCTTACAAGCAACGGAAAGATTCCATTGCGGAATTTAAAAAGGGTAATCGCGATGATCTTGTAAAGGAAACGGAAGCTGAATTGAAGGTTGTTGAAAAATACATGCCTAAACAACTAAGTGATGACGAATTACAAGAAATCATCAACCAAGTAATTGAAGAGACCGGGGCAACTTCTAAGGCAGATTTTGGAAAAGTAATGTCGACATTGATGCCTAAAGTAAAGGGTAAGGCAGACGGTGCCAAAGTTAATGAAATTGTAAAAAATACCTTAGGTTAG
- the rpsU gene encoding 30S ribosomal protein S21, whose translation MSKTVVRKNESLDDALRRFKRTVSKSGTLQEYRKREFYEKPSVKRKLKSEAARKRKNKKRF comes from the coding sequence TTGTCAAAAACAGTTGTTCGCAAAAACGAGTCACTTGATGACGCTCTTCGTCGCTTTAAACGTACGGTGTCAAAGTCTGGTACTCTACAAGAATATCGTAAACGTGAATTTTACGAAAAACCTAGCGTAAAACGCAAGTTGAAATCGGAAGCTGCAAGAAAGCGCAAGAACAAAAAACGCTTCTAA